The following are encoded together in the Zingiber officinale cultivar Zhangliang chromosome 8A, Zo_v1.1, whole genome shotgun sequence genome:
- the LOC122010777 gene encoding glucose-1-phosphate adenylyltransferase large subunit 1-like: MDAGIVSLKANDAWLSHARRSALCASSTRKQLRSQRVPFKNNNTFRCKIAGFESSVASSPPAEIDHQIQKISEVLLSPNVPDPKNVAAFILGGGTGAHLFPLTNTRAVPAVPIAGGYKIVDVPMSNCINSGINKIYILTQFNSTSLNRHISRTFGDVANFGGGFAEVLAATQSPGETGMNWFQGTADAIRQFAWVFDDRRNQHIEHVLILSGDQLYRMNYMELIEKHVETGADITISCIPVDASRASDYGLVRVDKNGRITEFQEKPRGDDLEAMKDDGSFLRLSHQDTNKYPYIASMGIYVFNRKALQRQFMMRDGRANDFGQHILPFAVNYFNVQAYMFQDYWEDIGTLQAFYNANLALTEQPPKFQFYDQRKPMYTSPRYLPPTKIDKSKMRSSIISHGCFLYKCDIERSIIGVRSRISAGAEIKNTLMFGANTYETDEQIASLLEKGMVPIGVGQNTKIRNCIIDTNARIGQNVVIANKDDVEEADRSSEGFYIRSGITIILRNATIKDGTVI, encoded by the exons ATGGACGCCGGAATCGTGAGCTTGAAGGCCAACGATGCATGGCTGAGCCATGCAAGAAGATCAGCTCTCTGCGCTTCTTCAACAAGGAAGCAGCTCCGGAGCCAAAGAGTTCCCTTCAAAAACAACAACACATTCCGCTGCAAGATCGCAGGCTTCGAATCCTCTGTAGCATCCTCTCCTCCTGCAGAAATCGACcaccaaattcaaaaaatatccgAG GTTCTTCTCTCACCCAACGTGCCTGATCCCAAGAACGTCGCGGCATTCATTCTGGGCGGAGGCACCGGTGCTCATCTCTTCCCTCTCACCAATACAAGAGCTGTGCCTGCTGTTCCCATCGCGGGAGGCTACAAGATCGTTGATGTCCCAATGAGCAACTGCATCAACAGCGGCATCAACAAAATATACATCTTGACGCAGTTCAATTCCACCTCATTGAATCGCCACATCTCTCGAACCTTTGGTGATGTCGCCAACTTTGGCGGTGGATTCGCAGAG GTTTTGGCGGCTACACAATCTCCCGGCGAAACCGGTATGAATTGGTTCCAGGGCACAGCTGATGCCATTAGGCAATTTGCTTGGGTGTTTGAT GACAGGAGGAACCAACACATTGAGCATGTACTAATTCTGTCCGGCGACCAATTATACCGCATGAACTACATGGAATTGATCGAG AAACATGTCGAAACTGGTGCTGATATAACTATTTCTTGCATTCCTGTTGATGCAAG CCGGGCATCTGACTATGGACTCGTGAGAGTTGATAAGAATGGTCGGATTACCGAATTTCAAGAGAAACCGAGGGGTGATGATTTGGAAGCCATG AAGGATGATGGCTCCTTTCTCAGATTGTCTCATCAAGATACAAACAAGTACCCCTATATCGCATCCATGGGGATTTATGTCTTCAACCGAAAGGCACTTCAAAGACAATTCAT GATGAGAGATGGGAGAGCAAATGACTTTGGACAGCACATCCTGCCTTTTGCCGTGAACTACTTCAATGTTCAG GCATACATGTTCCAGGACTATTGGGAGGATATTGGAACATTACAAGCATTCTACAACGCAAATTTGGCACTCACAGAACAG CCTCCGAAGTTCCAATTCTACGATCAAAGAAAACCTATGTACACATCTCCTAGGTACCTACCGCCAACTAAAATCGACAAAAGCAAG ATGCGCAGTTCGATAATTTCTCACGGATGCTTCTTGTACAAGTGTGACATTGAACGATCGATCATCGGAGTACGATCACGTATCAGTGCTGGAGCCGAAATAAAG AACACTTTGATGTTTGGCGCGAATACTTATGAGACCGATGAACAAATTGCCTCCCTATTGGAAAAGGGTATGGTTCCTATTGGAGTGGGGCAAAACACAAAAATCAG GAACTGTATCATCGACACAAATGCTAGGATAGGCCAGAATGTGGTCATTGCTAACAAAGAT GACGTCGAAGAGGCTGATCGATCGAGCGAAGGCTTCTACATAAGATCTGGAATCACAATCATTTTGAGAAATGCTACTATCAAAGATGGAACTGTGATCTAG